The following are encoded in a window of Candidatus Tiamatella incendiivivens genomic DNA:
- a CDS encoding DUF5678 domain-containing protein: MTGRVLKPLRPGELDKVPRGNWVALVDGRMVACARSLEELMDIMEKKGYSYDEYIAVKLHRHDLMAA, encoded by the coding sequence TTGACTGGTAGGGTTTTGAAGCCTCTTAGGCCTGGGGAGCTTGATAAGGTTCCTCGTGGTAATTGGGTTGCTTTGGTTGATGGGCGGATGGTTGCTTGCGCTAGATCTCTCGAGGAGCTTATGGATATTATGGAGAAGAAAGGGTATAGTTATGATGAATATATTGCTGTTAAGCTTCATCGTCACGACTTAATGGCTGCTTAA